In Thermovirga sp., a single genomic region encodes these proteins:
- a CDS encoding amino acid ABC transporter substrate-binding protein, translating to MNKKILGSIILAVFLAALISTPILSAEKKEITIGAFMPLTGDFASYGARGRVAMEKAEADIAKFTSGANLPITIKFLYEDTETKANVTLEKIKAMAAQGVKIAVGLLDSSDIRLAMGYANANKITLISSFSTVAELGVADDYVFRPIPHDDMEGVALAKLVETMGFTHVALLVRKDPCDLSIASSFAKEFEAAGGTILERVDFAGGTKEFSGELSSLERAVGPAVEKHGADKVAVISLTWEDLAIILSQAQARKSPLLSLTWTGGDAVAQSSVILRDAGDAAAKVQVIAPMYSAPKSIKREELLSYAQEKIGETLDIYSLVAYDCAWLAALSALCAQSGDGSAIKDALPYVASNYYGASGWAELDELGDRKALNVEFFAVKEVEGKHAWVKVSEYDAATGDLSGVPSK from the coding sequence ATGAACAAAAAGATTTTAGGGAGCATTATCCTGGCTGTGTTTCTGGCCGCATTGATCTCCACTCCCATCCTCTCGGCCGAGAAGAAAGAAATCACGATAGGCGCCTTCATGCCCCTGACCGGCGATTTCGCAAGTTACGGAGCACGTGGTAGGGTTGCCATGGAAAAGGCGGAAGCGGACATCGCGAAATTCACCTCGGGGGCCAACCTTCCAATAACCATCAAATTCCTGTACGAGGACACGGAAACCAAAGCCAACGTGACATTGGAGAAAATTAAAGCGATGGCCGCGCAGGGGGTCAAGATCGCGGTCGGCCTTCTCGACAGCTCCGATATACGTCTGGCCATGGGTTATGCCAACGCCAACAAGATCACCCTTATTTCCTCTTTTTCAACCGTCGCGGAACTGGGAGTCGCTGATGACTACGTTTTCCGGCCGATCCCCCATGATGACATGGAAGGAGTCGCCCTGGCCAAACTCGTGGAGACGATGGGCTTTACCCACGTAGCACTTCTCGTGAGGAAGGACCCTTGCGATCTTTCTATCGCCAGCAGTTTTGCCAAGGAGTTCGAAGCCGCCGGCGGGACAATTCTTGAGCGCGTGGATTTCGCTGGTGGGACCAAGGAATTTTCCGGGGAGCTTTCGTCCCTGGAGCGAGCCGTCGGTCCGGCGGTCGAGAAGCATGGCGCTGACAAGGTCGCCGTCATCAGTCTTACTTGGGAGGACCTGGCCATTATCCTGAGCCAGGCCCAGGCCAGGAAGAGCCCCCTCCTTTCGCTGACCTGGACAGGCGGAGATGCCGTGGCACAGAGCAGCGTCATCCTGCGGGATGCCGGTGACGCAGCCGCTAAAGTCCAAGTCATAGCTCCCATGTATTCGGCGCCGAAATCCATCAAGCGTGAGGAGCTGCTTTCCTACGCCCAGGAAAAGATTGGTGAAACCCTCGATATTTACAGCCTCGTCGCTTACGACTGTGCCTGGTTGGCCGCACTATCCGCCCTATGCGCCCAATCCGGCGATGGATCGGCCATCAAGGATGCCCTACCCTACGTGGCTTCAAATTACTACGGGGCCAGCGGTTGGGCAGAGTTGGACGAGCTTGGCGACAGGAAGGCCCTCAACGTCGAATTTTTTGCCGTAAAAGAAGTTGAAGGGAAACACGCCTGGGTCAAGGTCTCGGAATACGACGCAGCTACGGGCGACCTCTCCGGGGTGCCTTCGAAATAA
- a CDS encoding ABC transporter ATP-binding protein — MLEVRDVKKSFGGLKAVDGVSISLPRGRITLLIGPNGSGKTTLVNSITGFLRPDGGQVYLEDKEITHWPMHRICKEGMVRSFQLPAPFGGLSVLGNLLVACESACGESLLKCPFKGLWKVKENDNVREAFSMAKAMELTPYWDAAMSETSTGHIKLAEIGRALLAGAKLVILDEPICGVDPVMADEVFSFLVRLRDEQGLTFLVIEHRLDIALKYADYVYVMNQGKLIAQGSVEEILNNGQVKEVYLGS, encoded by the coding sequence ATGCTGGAAGTGCGCGACGTCAAAAAAAGTTTTGGCGGGCTCAAGGCAGTGGATGGCGTCAGCATATCCCTGCCCCGAGGAAGGATCACCCTCCTGATCGGGCCCAACGGCAGCGGCAAGACAACCCTCGTAAACAGTATCACGGGATTCCTCCGGCCCGATGGCGGGCAGGTCTACCTGGAAGACAAGGAGATCACCCATTGGCCCATGCACAGGATCTGCAAGGAGGGAATGGTGCGTTCCTTCCAGCTTCCCGCTCCCTTCGGGGGCTTGAGCGTACTAGGGAACCTCCTCGTCGCCTGTGAAAGCGCTTGCGGTGAATCCCTTTTGAAATGCCCCTTCAAGGGGCTATGGAAAGTAAAAGAAAACGACAACGTTCGGGAAGCCTTTTCCATGGCCAAAGCCATGGAACTCACACCTTATTGGGACGCCGCCATGTCGGAAACATCCACCGGCCACATTAAACTCGCCGAAATAGGACGGGCCCTCCTGGCCGGCGCGAAACTTGTCATCCTCGATGAACCCATTTGCGGGGTTGACCCGGTCATGGCGGACGAGGTTTTCTCCTTCCTTGTCAGGCTCAGGGACGAGCAGGGTCTCACATTCCTGGTTATCGAGCACAGGCTCGACATCGCGTTGAAATACGCCGACTATGTCTACGTGATGAACCAGGGCAAACTGATCGCGCAAGGTTCGGTGGAAGAGATTCTGAACAACGGCCAGGTAAAAGAGGTGTACCTGGGGTCATGA